The Pseudomonadota bacterium genome segment CGAGGCGGAGCGGATCATCTGCGAGGATGAGCCGACGCTGCCGAGCAGCAGCCTGCGCCAATCGGCTCCGACGCATATCAAGCACGGTCCGGCGGACCTGCGCGGTGATCTGGACGCCATCATCATGAAAGCGCTCCGCAAGGAGCCGGCGCTGCGTTACGGGTCGAGCTTCGAGATGGCGGCGGACATCGAGCGCTTTCTCTCCAGCCTACCGGTGCGGGCCCGCCGCAACAGCCGGCGCTATCGGCTGGGTAAGTTTCTGCTTCGCAACCGCGGATTCCTGGCCGCAACCGGGGCGGTCGTGGCGGCACTCGGCGTAGGGCTGCTGTTGGCGTTTGGTCAGGCTCGAAAGGCCAGTGCGGCCGCTGCTGACGCGCGGAGCGAAGCGGCCAAAGCGGAGGCCGTCAGCGAGTTTCTGCTCGACCTGATTTCCCAGGGGGACCCCTTCGAGGCGCCCCAGGCACCCACGGTGCGGGACGTGCTGGAAACCGCCGGCGACCAGGTTGGTGACCGCTTTGTTGACCACCCGGAGGTCGAGGCGGCGGTGCGCCGGACGCTCGGCTGGACGCTGGTGAACCTGGGCAAGCTGGACCTCGCTGAGCCGCAGCTGACGGAGGCCTACGAGAAAAATCTGGCCTCGCACGGCCTTGGCCATCCCTCAACCATTCTCAACCAGTCCAACCTGGGCTGGCTGGCCCATGAAAAAGACCAGCTTCCGGAAGCCAGACGCTGGTATGACCTCGCCATCGCCGGCTTTGGGCCAGACACCCCTAAGCTGCTGCAGGCCAGCGTGCTCAACGACTACGGCGTTGTGCTGGGCTGGTACGAGGAAAACGCCGCCAGCGCGGAGGCGCTGCACCGGGCCCAGGCGATTCTCGACGAGGTAGATCCTTCGACGCCCAAATACGATCCGGCGATGGTGGTGGGCAATCTCGCCGTGACAACCCACCAGCTCGGGGACCTCGAGCAGGCGGAAGCCTACTACCTCGAAGACATTCGACTGAAGGAGTCGCGGCCGGGCTCACCGGACGCAAACCTGATGTACAGCTACAACAACCTGGCGACCCTGAAGTACGAGCGCAAGGAGATCGACGAGGCGCTGCCGTTGATGGAAAGATCCATTGCGCTGCGACGCGACATCCTCGGACCCGAACACCCTAGCCTGGGCCGGGCGCTCGGCAATCTGGCGCTGGTTAATCTCAGGGCGGATCGTCTCGACGAGGCTGAGGCGGCGGTTCGTGAAGCGGAAACCGTTAACGCCAGTCAGCCGGCTTCCAGCGATACGCGGTTACGGCTGCGTCTCACCGTCGCCCGGATTCGCCACGCAAGAGGGGATCTTGAGCAGGCCCTTGAGGACAGCCAAGCCTTGCTGGCCGACCTTGGCGCGATCGATCACCGGGAAGTGGGTGAAGTGACCGCTCAGGTTCATCTGCATGTTGCGCTGGTCCATGCCGATCGCCAGGAGCTGGAGGCCGCGAGCAGCGCCGCTGCGCAGGCGGTGGCGCTGCGCACAGCGCTCCATGGCGAAGATCACTACCTGACGAAGGAAGCCGCCAAGCTCCTGCGTAAATATCAGGACGGGGAGCCGCAGGGCGGCTGACGGCGTCAGCGCTTCGGCGGCGGTGCGGTTGGCAGCAGCGAGGCCGGCAACGGGGGACGTCGCCCCCACTGCCCGGGAGCGTACTCGGCTGACAGGTAATCCAGAATCTGGGATTCCTGATCTTCGGGTATCGGCCACAGGTTTTGCTTCTGCTGCATCCAGCGAATGGTGCTGAGCCACATCTCCCGGCTGCCCCGCTGGCCGGTGACCAGCTTCAGCGAATGGCATCCGCCGCAGTGCGCGCGCACGAGCTGCCAGCCGGGCGCAACCTTGAGGCCGGTGTCGGGATCGACGGGTGTATCCGCTTGCGCGACGAGACCAGGCCCAACCAGCAGCATCCCGCCGAACAGCGCGCGGGACATCCAATGGCCAAGGGTCGATACCACCAACGCTAAACCGCCTGAACCGCTATCCGGTGGCAGGCGTTGTTGAGATAACCTTTCGGATTCCAGCCTGGCACCAGCATCGGCTGGCTGACCGATGCGGTGTCCGTCGCGCGCGCCCATACCTCGTAATAGCCTTCCGTCGGCAGACGGAAGCTGGCTTCAAAGCGTTGCCAAGCCAGGCGGTTTGGTGGCGGCGCCAGCTTGGCCGCCGTCCACGTGGCGCCAAAGTTGGTGCTGATGGCGACGTCAGCGACCGACCGGTCGCCGGCCCAGGCATGGCCGCGGACCGTCAGCGTCTCTGACCTGGCGACCGTGACGCCGCTGGCCGGCGAGGTGATCAGCGACTTCACGGGCATCGATTCGATGATGCAAAGCGATTCATCGGGCACGACCGTTCCGGGCGCCACCGGCCGGCACGGAACCCGGTAGGCGGTTCCGGTCATTTTTGCGCCGTCGTGCACGCGGTCGCGGATGTCGATGCCCGTCAGCCATTTGCCGCTGACCGAACCGGGCCAGCCACCGAGCACGAGCCTGAGCGGCGCGCCGTGGAGGGGGTGGATCGGCTCCCCGTTCATCGCCCAGGCGATCAGCGACTCATCTTCCAGAGCTTTGCTCATCGGAACACCGCGGGAGATTGGCGCCTTCTTCGGATCACCGGACAAATGTCGGTCGGCGCCGTGATAGCCGATATAGAGGGCCGAGGGGCTGATGCCGCAGTGTTCCAACACATCGCGCACGCGCACGCCGGTCCAGCGTGCGCAGGAAACCGCGCCGGTTGTCCACTGATTACCGGGAGCCGGCGGCCGAAATTCGGCCCGGCCGTTGCCGCCACACTCGATCTGTAGCTGGTAGGTGTGTGTCTGGAACCGCTGTCTGAGTTCAGCAATCGAGAATGTTGTCGGGCGCTCGACCGCCTCACCGCCGATCGTCAGCCGCCAGGCTGCCGGATCGACGTCTTCCGGCGGGATGCCGTTGTTGCGGACAAACATGCGTGCTGCGGGTGTCACGCTGTCGTCCAGCAGATGCGCCGGAGTCTGGGCGTTGATCGGGCGATCGTTGAGAATTTCGA includes the following:
- a CDS encoding serine/threonine-protein kinase, translated to MADKAGSVSQAALALFELSLEQPTANRRAWLSQKTLGQPELAAAVDRLVDADGGEHSFLDHGIKTGADLVGQKLGPWRVDELLAEGGMGSVYRVHREDGDFQQRAALKVIRGQLFQAPQLIREQLLARFQVERQVLANIQHDNVAGILDGGSTSDGLPYLVMEFIEGEPLNDYVRKRRLSLRQRLDLFMHLLDAMGAVHANLVVHRDLKPSNVMVTDAGEVKLLDFGIAKVLDTDAPSAGAYTMTGASAMTPDYASPEQVRGEPVTLASDIYSLGLLLYQLLGGRAAYEVSQLTPAEAERIICEDEPTLPSSSLRQSAPTHIKHGPADLRGDLDAIIMKALRKEPALRYGSSFEMAADIERFLSSLPVRARRNSRRYRLGKFLLRNRGFLAATGAVVAALGVGLLLAFGQARKASAAAADARSEAAKAEAVSEFLLDLISQGDPFEAPQAPTVRDVLETAGDQVGDRFVDHPEVEAAVRRTLGWTLVNLGKLDLAEPQLTEAYEKNLASHGLGHPSTILNQSNLGWLAHEKDQLPEARRWYDLAIAGFGPDTPKLLQASVLNDYGVVLGWYEENAASAEALHRAQAILDEVDPSTPKYDPAMVVGNLAVTTHQLGDLEQAEAYYLEDIRLKESRPGSPDANLMYSYNNLATLKYERKEIDEALPLMERSIALRRDILGPEHPSLGRALGNLALVNLRADRLDEAEAAVREAETVNASQPASSDTRLRLRLTVARIRHARGDLEQALEDSQALLADLGAIDHREVGEVTAQVHLHVALVHADRQELEAASSAAAQAVALRTALHGEDHYLTKEAAKLLRKYQDGEPQGG
- a CDS encoding sulfite oxidase → MTDTILLGSAAGGCRALGLLPASLLPAAVAQASSGALLASHPELEILNDRPINAQTPAHLLDDSVTPAARMFVRNNGIPPEDVDPAAWRLTIGGEAVERPTTFSIAELRQRFQTHTYQLQIECGGNGRAEFRPPAPGNQWTTGAVSCARWTGVRVRDVLEHCGISPSALYIGYHGADRHLSGDPKKAPISRGVPMSKALEDESLIAWAMNGEPIHPLHGAPLRLVLGGWPGSVSGKWLTGIDIRDRVHDGAKMTGTAYRVPCRPVAPGTVVPDESLCIIESMPVKSLITSPASGVTVARSETLTVRGHAWAGDRSVADVAISTNFGATWTAAKLAPPPNRLAWQRFEASFRLPTEGYYEVWARATDTASVSQPMLVPGWNPKGYLNNACHRIAVQAV